One genomic region from Zalophus californianus isolate mZalCal1 chromosome 2, mZalCal1.pri.v2, whole genome shotgun sequence encodes:
- the ETNPPL gene encoding ethanolamine-phosphate phospho-lyase isoform X1, which translates to MPPVTSNAQGKGTPRGCTAEAARGLARQARTREREPRGAPGSRAAMCELYSKPDTLALRRKHIGPSCKVFFAADPIKIVRAQRQYMFDETGEQYLDCINNVAHVGHCHPDVVKAALEQMELLNTNSRFLHDNIVEYARRLAATLPEKLSVCYFTNSGSEANDLALRLARQFRGHQDVITLDHAYHGHLSSLIEISPYKFRKGKDVKKAFVHVAPTPDTYRGKYREDHADPASAYAEEVKEIIEEAHNSGRKIAAFIAESMQSCGGQIIPPAGYFQKVAEYVHRAGGVFIADEVQVGFGRVGKHFWSFQMHGEDFVPDIVTMGKPMGNGHPMACVVTTKEIAEAFSSSGMEYFNTYGGNPVSSAVGLAVLNIIENEDLQGNATRVGDYLTELLNKQKAKHTLIGDIRGIGLFIGIDLVKDRQKRTPATDEAQHVIYKMKEKRVLLSADGPHRNVLKIKPPMCFTEEDAKFMVDKLDEILTVLEEAIGVQSESMISENSPCRAKLPNEAHSEQLGDGTSDPRENPSPKRNGLCTDKHSLLKNIRAGKIKAIWKKSHTASVKK; encoded by the exons ATGCCACCGGTGACTTCCAACGCCCAGGGCAAGGGGACCCCACGAGGGTGCACGGCGGAGGCAGCCCGCGGGCTCGCGAGGCAGGCGCGCACACGCGAGAGGGAGCCCCGGGGAGCGCCCGGCAGCCGCGCCGCCATGTGCGAGCTGTACAGCAAGCCGGACACCCTGGCGCTGAGGAGGAAGCACATCGG ACCCTCATGCAAAGTTTTCTTTGCTGCGGATCCCATCAAAATAGTGCGAGCCCAGCGGCAGTACATGTTTGACGAGACAGGTGAACAGTACCTCGACTGCATCAACAACGTTGCCCACG TGGGACACTGTCACCCAGACGTGGTCAAGGCTGCCCTGGAACAGATGGAACTGCTAAACACAAATTCTCGATTCCTCCACGACAATATTGTGGAGTATGCCAGGCGCCTTGCAGCAACCCTGCCGGAGAAACTCTCTGTTTGCTATTTTACAAATTCAGG ATCTGAAGCCAACGACTTAGCCTTACGTTTGGCTCGGCAATTCAGAGGCCACCAAGACGTGATTACCCTTGACCA tgctTATCATGGTCACCTATCATCTTTAATTGAGATCAGTCCATATAAATTCCGAAAGGGCAAAGATGTCAAGAAAGCATTTGTGCATGTG GCACCAACTCCAGATACTTACAGAGGCAAATACAGAGAAGATCATGCAGACCCAGCCAGCGCTTATGCAGAGGAAGTAAAGGAAATTATTGAAGAGGCTCATAACAGTGGAAGGAAG ATTGCTGCCTTTATTGCTGAATCCATGCAGAGTTGTGGCGGACAAATAATTCCTCCAGCAGGCTACTTCCAGAAAGTGGCAGA ATACGTACACAGAGCAGGAGGTGTGTTTATAGCTGATGAAGTTCAGGTGGGCTTTGGCCGAGTTGGGAAACATTTCTGGAGCTTCCAAATGCATGGTGAAGACTTTGTTCCAGACATTGTCACAATGGGAAAACCAATGGGCAATGGCCACCCAATGGCATGTGTGGTAACAACCAAAGAAATCGCAGAAGCCTTCAGCAGTTCTGGGATGGAATATTTCAATACG TATGGAGGAAATCCGGTATCTTCTGCTGTTGGTTTGGCTGTCCTGAATATAATTGAAAATGAAGACCTTCAAGGAAATGCCACTAGAGTAGGGGATTATCTTACTGAGTTACTCAATAAACAGAAAGCTAAACATACTTTGATAGGAGACATCAG AGGCATTGGCCTGTTTATTGGAATTGACTTGGTGAAGGACCGTCAGAAGAGGACCCCCGCCACAGATGAAGCTCAACATGTCATCTACAA GATGAAAGAAAAGCGAGTCCTTCTGAGTGCCGACGGACCTCATCGAAATGTGCTTAAAATAAAACCACCTATGTGCTTCACGGAAGAAGATGCGAAGTTTATGGTGGACAAACTCGATGAGATTCTAACAG TTTTAGAAGAAGCCATCGGAGTCCAAAGTGAGAGTATGATCTCTGAGAATTCTCCATGCAGAGCAAAG TTGCCGAACGAAGCACACTCAGAACAGCTCGGTGACGGCACCTCGGACCCCAGGGAAAATCCCAGCCCAAAGAGGAACGGACTGTGCACAGATAAACATTCCTTGCTCA AGAATATTAGGGCTGGTAAAATCAAAGCCATTTGGAAAAAATCACATACAGCAAGTGTTAAGAAGTAA
- the ETNPPL gene encoding ethanolamine-phosphate phospho-lyase isoform X3, which yields MFDETGEQYLDCINNVAHVGHCHPDVVKAALEQMELLNTNSRFLHDNIVEYARRLAATLPEKLSVCYFTNSGSEANDLALRLARQFRGHQDVITLDHAYHGHLSSLIEISPYKFRKGKDVKKAFVHVAPTPDTYRGKYREDHADPASAYAEEVKEIIEEAHNSGRKIAAFIAESMQSCGGQIIPPAGYFQKVAEYVHRAGGVFIADEVQVGFGRVGKHFWSFQMHGEDFVPDIVTMGKPMGNGHPMACVVTTKEIAEAFSSSGMEYFNTYGGNPVSSAVGLAVLNIIENEDLQGNATRVGDYLTELLNKQKAKHTLIGDIRGIGLFIGIDLVKDRQKRTPATDEAQHVIYKMKEKRVLLSADGPHRNVLKIKPPMCFTEEDAKFMVDKLDEILTVLEEAIGVQSESMISENSPCRAKLPNEAHSEQLGDGTSDPRENPSPKRNGLCTDKHSLLKNIRAGKIKAIWKKSHTASVKK from the exons ATGTTTGACGAGACAGGTGAACAGTACCTCGACTGCATCAACAACGTTGCCCACG TGGGACACTGTCACCCAGACGTGGTCAAGGCTGCCCTGGAACAGATGGAACTGCTAAACACAAATTCTCGATTCCTCCACGACAATATTGTGGAGTATGCCAGGCGCCTTGCAGCAACCCTGCCGGAGAAACTCTCTGTTTGCTATTTTACAAATTCAGG ATCTGAAGCCAACGACTTAGCCTTACGTTTGGCTCGGCAATTCAGAGGCCACCAAGACGTGATTACCCTTGACCA tgctTATCATGGTCACCTATCATCTTTAATTGAGATCAGTCCATATAAATTCCGAAAGGGCAAAGATGTCAAGAAAGCATTTGTGCATGTG GCACCAACTCCAGATACTTACAGAGGCAAATACAGAGAAGATCATGCAGACCCAGCCAGCGCTTATGCAGAGGAAGTAAAGGAAATTATTGAAGAGGCTCATAACAGTGGAAGGAAG ATTGCTGCCTTTATTGCTGAATCCATGCAGAGTTGTGGCGGACAAATAATTCCTCCAGCAGGCTACTTCCAGAAAGTGGCAGA ATACGTACACAGAGCAGGAGGTGTGTTTATAGCTGATGAAGTTCAGGTGGGCTTTGGCCGAGTTGGGAAACATTTCTGGAGCTTCCAAATGCATGGTGAAGACTTTGTTCCAGACATTGTCACAATGGGAAAACCAATGGGCAATGGCCACCCAATGGCATGTGTGGTAACAACCAAAGAAATCGCAGAAGCCTTCAGCAGTTCTGGGATGGAATATTTCAATACG TATGGAGGAAATCCGGTATCTTCTGCTGTTGGTTTGGCTGTCCTGAATATAATTGAAAATGAAGACCTTCAAGGAAATGCCACTAGAGTAGGGGATTATCTTACTGAGTTACTCAATAAACAGAAAGCTAAACATACTTTGATAGGAGACATCAG AGGCATTGGCCTGTTTATTGGAATTGACTTGGTGAAGGACCGTCAGAAGAGGACCCCCGCCACAGATGAAGCTCAACATGTCATCTACAA GATGAAAGAAAAGCGAGTCCTTCTGAGTGCCGACGGACCTCATCGAAATGTGCTTAAAATAAAACCACCTATGTGCTTCACGGAAGAAGATGCGAAGTTTATGGTGGACAAACTCGATGAGATTCTAACAG TTTTAGAAGAAGCCATCGGAGTCCAAAGTGAGAGTATGATCTCTGAGAATTCTCCATGCAGAGCAAAG TTGCCGAACGAAGCACACTCAGAACAGCTCGGTGACGGCACCTCGGACCCCAGGGAAAATCCCAGCCCAAAGAGGAACGGACTGTGCACAGATAAACATTCCTTGCTCA AGAATATTAGGGCTGGTAAAATCAAAGCCATTTGGAAAAAATCACATACAGCAAGTGTTAAGAAGTAA
- the ETNPPL gene encoding ethanolamine-phosphate phospho-lyase isoform X2, with translation MPPVTSNAQGKGTPRGCTAEAARGLARQARTREREPRGAPGSRAAMCELYSKPDTLALRRKHIGPSCKVFFAADPIKIVRAQRQYMFDETGEQYLDCINNVAHVGHCHPDVVKAALEQMELLNTNSRFLHDNIVEYARRLAATLPEKLSVCYFTNSGSEANDLALRLARQFRGHQDVITLDHAYHGHLSSLIEISPYKFRKGKDVKKAFVHVAPTPDTYRGKYREDHADPASAYAEEVKEIIEEAHNSGRKIAAFIAESMQSCGGQIIPPAGYFQKVAEYVHRAGGVFIADEVQVGFGRVGKHFWSFQMHGEDFVPDIVTMGKPMGNGHPMACVVTTKEIAEAFSSSGMEYFNTYGGNPVSSAVGLAVLNIIENEDLQGNATRVGDYLTELLNKQKAKHTLIGDIRGIGLFIGIDLVKDRQKRTPATDEAQHVIYKMKEKRVLLSADGPHRNVLKIKPPMCFTEEDAKFMVDKLDEILTVLEEAIGVQSESMISENSPCRAKFEIRLSRPGQNRS, from the exons ATGCCACCGGTGACTTCCAACGCCCAGGGCAAGGGGACCCCACGAGGGTGCACGGCGGAGGCAGCCCGCGGGCTCGCGAGGCAGGCGCGCACACGCGAGAGGGAGCCCCGGGGAGCGCCCGGCAGCCGCGCCGCCATGTGCGAGCTGTACAGCAAGCCGGACACCCTGGCGCTGAGGAGGAAGCACATCGG ACCCTCATGCAAAGTTTTCTTTGCTGCGGATCCCATCAAAATAGTGCGAGCCCAGCGGCAGTACATGTTTGACGAGACAGGTGAACAGTACCTCGACTGCATCAACAACGTTGCCCACG TGGGACACTGTCACCCAGACGTGGTCAAGGCTGCCCTGGAACAGATGGAACTGCTAAACACAAATTCTCGATTCCTCCACGACAATATTGTGGAGTATGCCAGGCGCCTTGCAGCAACCCTGCCGGAGAAACTCTCTGTTTGCTATTTTACAAATTCAGG ATCTGAAGCCAACGACTTAGCCTTACGTTTGGCTCGGCAATTCAGAGGCCACCAAGACGTGATTACCCTTGACCA tgctTATCATGGTCACCTATCATCTTTAATTGAGATCAGTCCATATAAATTCCGAAAGGGCAAAGATGTCAAGAAAGCATTTGTGCATGTG GCACCAACTCCAGATACTTACAGAGGCAAATACAGAGAAGATCATGCAGACCCAGCCAGCGCTTATGCAGAGGAAGTAAAGGAAATTATTGAAGAGGCTCATAACAGTGGAAGGAAG ATTGCTGCCTTTATTGCTGAATCCATGCAGAGTTGTGGCGGACAAATAATTCCTCCAGCAGGCTACTTCCAGAAAGTGGCAGA ATACGTACACAGAGCAGGAGGTGTGTTTATAGCTGATGAAGTTCAGGTGGGCTTTGGCCGAGTTGGGAAACATTTCTGGAGCTTCCAAATGCATGGTGAAGACTTTGTTCCAGACATTGTCACAATGGGAAAACCAATGGGCAATGGCCACCCAATGGCATGTGTGGTAACAACCAAAGAAATCGCAGAAGCCTTCAGCAGTTCTGGGATGGAATATTTCAATACG TATGGAGGAAATCCGGTATCTTCTGCTGTTGGTTTGGCTGTCCTGAATATAATTGAAAATGAAGACCTTCAAGGAAATGCCACTAGAGTAGGGGATTATCTTACTGAGTTACTCAATAAACAGAAAGCTAAACATACTTTGATAGGAGACATCAG AGGCATTGGCCTGTTTATTGGAATTGACTTGGTGAAGGACCGTCAGAAGAGGACCCCCGCCACAGATGAAGCTCAACATGTCATCTACAA GATGAAAGAAAAGCGAGTCCTTCTGAGTGCCGACGGACCTCATCGAAATGTGCTTAAAATAAAACCACCTATGTGCTTCACGGAAGAAGATGCGAAGTTTATGGTGGACAAACTCGATGAGATTCTAACAG TTTTAGAAGAAGCCATCGGAGTCCAAAGTGAGAGTATGATCTCTGAGAATTCTCCATGCAGAGCAAAG TTTGAGATTCGCTTATCACGTCCAGGACagaatcgtagctga